A single window of Alphaproteobacteria bacterium DNA harbors:
- a CDS encoding phage tail protein, whose product MAQFSVNANRFDPYKNFKFRVKWDGRYVAGVSKVSALKRTTEVVKHREGGDPSTSRKSPGRTEYEAITLERGVTHDPEFEVWANKVWNFGSVGEEVSLKDFRKPIILEVYNEAGQKAIAYKIFRCWVSEFQALPDLDANANAVAIQMLKLENEGWERDYDVTEPEEPSFVEPA is encoded by the coding sequence ATGGCCCAATTCAGCGTCAACGCGAACCGGTTCGACCCCTACAAGAACTTCAAGTTCCGCGTGAAATGGGACGGCCGCTATGTCGCCGGCGTCAGCAAGGTCAGCGCGCTCAAACGCACGACCGAGGTGGTGAAGCACCGCGAAGGCGGCGACCCGTCCACCAGCCGCAAATCCCCCGGCCGCACCGAGTACGAGGCGATCACGCTCGAACGCGGCGTCACCCACGACCCGGAATTCGAGGTCTGGGCCAACAAGGTCTGGAATTTCGGCTCGGTCGGCGAGGAGGTCTCGCTGAAGGACTTCCGCAAGCCGATCATCCTGGAGGTCTACAACGAGGCCGGCCAGAAGGCGATCGCCTACAAGATCTTCCGTTGCTGGGTGTCGGAATTCCAGGCGCTGCCCGACCTGGACGCCAACGCCAACGCCGTCGCCATCCAGATGCTGAAGCTGGAGAACGAGGGCTGGGAACGCGACTACGACGTGACCGAGCCGGAAGAGCCATCCTTCGTGGAGCCCGCCTGA
- a CDS encoding DUF4255 domain-containing protein yields the protein MSDGYAIAAVTAVLRRTILEALSAAQVSDVTGTVPVTALPPDRVIPPAGAEPTQLNIFLHQVTRNAAFRNWDLPSRNAAGDLISGPPLAVDLHYLITAYGAEPFWSEMLLGHAALALHENATLTRPAIARALSPNPPDPLVPAVLRSAGIEAQIELIKLVPEAIDSEDMSRLWSAIQGQYRATMAYRASVVLIEPRAAGAAPPPVRSPGGRALPLANVTLESVAALTGARDPITRASTIVLSGQGFTPGEMTVELGETVATPAVGDVGSTTIQLDLSALTPRAGLLPLRALRTRSLGPAPTTPAVEVSNTLPLTLRPAITASNVVIDSTDTVDGQPVASGTVTLTLDPPVGRDQHAAMLLNTAGGGPMHRLPAPPNNGAATNVATVTQIAFAFRRLRRGPYLVRASVDGAESVLTVDGNGVYDGPEVTL from the coding sequence ATGAGCGACGGATACGCCATCGCCGCGGTGACCGCCGTCCTGCGGCGCACCATCCTGGAGGCGCTGTCGGCGGCCCAGGTCTCGGACGTCACCGGCACCGTGCCGGTCACCGCCCTGCCGCCGGACCGGGTCATTCCGCCCGCCGGCGCCGAGCCGACCCAGCTCAACATTTTCCTGCACCAGGTCACCCGCAACGCCGCCTTCCGCAACTGGGACCTGCCGAGCCGCAACGCCGCCGGCGACCTGATCTCCGGCCCGCCGCTGGCCGTCGACCTGCACTATCTGATCACCGCCTACGGCGCCGAGCCCTTCTGGTCGGAAATGCTGCTGGGCCATGCCGCTCTCGCCCTGCACGAGAACGCGACCCTGACCCGACCGGCCATCGCCCGCGCCCTGTCGCCGAACCCGCCGGACCCGCTGGTGCCGGCTGTCCTGCGCAGCGCCGGCATCGAGGCGCAAATCGAACTCATCAAGCTGGTGCCCGAAGCCATCGACAGCGAGGACATGTCGCGGCTCTGGTCGGCGATCCAGGGCCAGTATCGCGCGACCATGGCCTACCGCGCCTCTGTCGTGCTGATCGAGCCCCGGGCCGCCGGCGCCGCGCCGCCGCCGGTGCGCTCGCCGGGCGGTCGCGCGCTGCCGCTCGCCAATGTCACGCTGGAGAGCGTCGCCGCGCTCACCGGCGCCCGCGACCCGATCACCCGCGCCAGCACCATCGTCCTCTCCGGCCAGGGCTTCACGCCCGGCGAGATGACCGTGGAACTGGGCGAGACCGTGGCGACGCCGGCCGTCGGCGATGTCGGCAGCACGACCATTCAACTCGACCTGTCCGCCCTGACACCGCGCGCCGGCCTGCTGCCGCTGCGCGCACTCCGCACCCGATCGCTCGGCCCCGCGCCGACGACGCCGGCGGTCGAGGTGTCGAACACGCTGCCGCTGACACTGCGCCCGGCGATCACCGCCAGCAATGTCGTCATCGACAGCACCGACACCGTGGATGGCCAGCCGGTTGCGAGCGGCACCGTCACCCTGACGCTCGACCCGCCGGTGGGCCGCGATCAGCACGCGGCGATGCTGCTGAACACCGCCGGCGGCGGGCCGATGCACCGGCTGCCGGCGCCGCCGAACAACGGCGCGGCCACCAATGTCGCCACGGTCACGCAGATCGCCTTCGCCTTCCGCCGGCTGCGCCGCGGCCCCTATCTGGTCCGCGCCTCGGTCGATGGGGCGGAGAGCGTGCTGACCGTCGACGGCAACGGCGTCTATGACGGGCCGGAGGTGACGCTCTGA
- a CDS encoding ATP-binding protein, whose amino-acid sequence MPLAMPDTGANAAPGAELTRIAHALAAAAAPAGEEAPPLPPRSAGPVAALGARLGLTLFETDVLAFAIGVEVNAEIAALAGQAAGDPRASFASFGVALAAFEDADWAATAPHRPLRRLRLVSLTAPDRLIASELRVDERVLHALFGADGLDARLTPYLRPLVGLPRPAARLGEHARRVTAHLGERRVPGVVLTGRHAADLRLVTAAAAGERPVWCLAPADLPAAATERETFARLWEREARLTGALLLVEAEGEDQRLTHLLADQPGPIVLAGQEPPAVDPAWPVLAIPAPDRSEQADLWRRALGGQARRMNGAIDTLTQTFDLGEAQIGTLAAKLGQGSRRLEQELWEACRGSARPRLGQLAQRIEAVAGWDDLVLPADALATLRTLTAQVRHRHRVYGDWGFGGKSNRGLGISALFAGPSGTGKTMAAEVIARALDLDLYRIDLSAVVSKYIGETEKNLRALFDAAEGSGAILLFDEADALFGKRSEVSDAHDRYANIEVSYLLQRMEAYAGLAILTTNMRSALDEAFVRRIRFAVTFPFPNYAARLRVWQGVFPAAAEHSDLAWEKLARLELTPGHIRNVAVNAAFLAAEAGEPIGMPHLLQSALIECANLEKSLSPTEIAGWVP is encoded by the coding sequence ATGCCGCTCGCCATGCCCGACACCGGCGCCAACGCCGCCCCCGGCGCGGAACTCACCCGCATCGCCCATGCGCTGGCCGCTGCCGCCGCACCGGCGGGGGAGGAGGCGCCGCCGCTGCCGCCGCGCTCCGCCGGCCCTGTGGCCGCGCTGGGCGCGCGCCTGGGCCTGACCTTGTTCGAGACCGACGTGCTGGCCTTCGCCATCGGCGTCGAGGTCAATGCGGAGATCGCGGCGCTGGCCGGCCAGGCGGCGGGCGACCCGCGCGCGAGTTTTGCCAGTTTCGGCGTGGCGCTCGCCGCCTTCGAGGATGCGGACTGGGCCGCCACCGCGCCGCATCGGCCGCTGCGCCGGCTGCGCCTGGTTTCGCTAACGGCACCGGACCGCCTGATCGCCTCGGAATTGCGGGTGGACGAGCGGGTGTTGCACGCCCTGTTCGGCGCCGACGGGCTCGACGCGCGCCTGACGCCCTATCTGCGCCCGCTCGTGGGCCTGCCGCGCCCGGCCGCGCGCCTGGGAGAGCACGCCCGCCGCGTCACGGCCCATCTGGGCGAGCGGCGGGTGCCGGGCGTTGTCCTGACCGGCCGGCATGCCGCCGACCTCCGCCTGGTGACGGCCGCGGCCGCCGGGGAGCGGCCGGTCTGGTGCCTTGCGCCCGCCGACCTGCCCGCTGCCGCTACCGAACGGGAAACCTTCGCCCGCCTCTGGGAACGCGAGGCCCGGCTGACCGGCGCCCTGCTGCTGGTGGAAGCCGAAGGCGAGGACCAACGGCTCACCCATCTGCTGGCGGACCAGCCCGGCCCCATCGTCCTCGCCGGCCAGGAGCCGCCGGCGGTCGACCCCGCCTGGCCGGTCCTCGCCATCCCCGCCCCCGACCGCAGCGAGCAGGCGGACCTCTGGCGCCGGGCGCTGGGCGGGCAGGCGCGGCGGATGAACGGGGCCATCGACACGCTCACCCAGACCTTCGACCTGGGCGAGGCCCAGATCGGCACGCTCGCCGCCAAGCTCGGCCAGGGCAGCCGTCGGCTGGAGCAGGAGTTGTGGGAGGCCTGCCGCGGCAGCGCCCGTCCGCGCCTCGGCCAGCTGGCGCAGCGCATCGAGGCGGTGGCGGGCTGGGACGACCTCGTCCTGCCGGCCGACGCTTTGGCGACACTGCGCACGCTCACGGCCCAGGTGCGGCACCGGCATCGGGTCTATGGCGACTGGGGCTTCGGCGGCAAGTCCAACCGCGGCCTCGGCATCTCCGCCCTGTTCGCGGGCCCGAGCGGCACCGGCAAGACCATGGCGGCGGAGGTGATCGCCCGTGCGCTCGACCTCGACCTCTACCGCATCGACCTCTCGGCCGTGGTCAGCAAGTATATCGGCGAGACCGAAAAGAACCTGCGCGCCCTGTTCGACGCCGCCGAGGGCTCCGGTGCCATCCTGCTGTTCGACGAGGCCGACGCCCTGTTCGGCAAGCGCTCGGAGGTGAGCGACGCGCACGACCGCTATGCCAATATCGAGGTCAGCTATCTGTTGCAGCGGATGGAGGCCTATGCCGGCCTCGCCATCCTGACCACGAACATGCGCAGTGCCCTCGACGAGGCGTTCGTGCGGCGCATCCGCTTCGCCGTGACCTTCCCGTTCCCGAACTATGCCGCCCGCCTGCGGGTCTGGCAGGGCGTGTTCCCGGCGGCGGCCGAGCACTCCGACCTCGCCTGGGAGAAGCTGGCGCGGCTGGAACTGACGCCCGGGCATATCCGCAACGTGGCCGTCAACGCCGCCTTCCTCGCCGCCGAGGCGGGCGAGCCCATCGGCATGCCGCACCTGTTGCAAAGCGCGCTGATCGAGTGCGCCAACCTGGAGAAATCGCTGTCGCCGACCGAGATCGCCGGGTGGGTGCCATGA